One segment of Carya illinoinensis cultivar Pawnee chromosome 1, C.illinoinensisPawnee_v1, whole genome shotgun sequence DNA contains the following:
- the LOC122311777 gene encoding uncharacterized protein LOC122311777 produces MKEEHKQYHKRLMTVALRLVKPTAYFMLLLLAYTLGYLSSPSSSSYPRSPVPSSPTPFINELINLPSQLDQFRVKAHCAVPLPSERVRQTILDRVFNGTSPFDGFPPTYVRPLLQRQRIRGWGSNGAVFEHLIQKVRPRTIIEVGTFLGASAIHMHGLTRKLGLEAQILCLDDFRGWPGFRDRFKDIKMINGDVSLMYQFMQNLFSVNATDSVLPVPFSTGSALEKLCELGVYGDLIEVDAGHDFLSAWSDINRAYRLLRPGGVIFGHDYFTATDNKGVRRAVNLFARIHGLKIKLDGQHWVIDST; encoded by the coding sequence ATGAAAGAAGAGCATAAACAGTACCATAAAAGACTCATGACCGTGGCCTTAAGACTAGTCAAACCCACGGCGTACTTTATGCTCCTCTTGCTAGCGTATACCCTGGGTTACCTATCTTCCCCTTCCTCTTCATCTTACCCCAGGTCTCCTGTTCCCTCCTCCCCAACCCCCTTCATCAATGAACTCATCAACTTACCCTCCCAGCTCGACCAGTTCCGAGTCAAGGCTCACTGTGCTGTCCCGCTCCCCTCCGAACGCGTCCGGCAAACCATTCTTGACCGAGTTTTCAACGGGACCTCTCCATTCGACGGCTTCCCCCCAACGTATGTTAGGCCGCTTCTCCAACGCCAGAGAATTCGAGGGTGGGGCTCCAATGGCGCCGTTTTCGAGCACTTAATCCAGAAGGTTAGGCCCCGGACCATCATCGAAGTGGGCACATTTCTAGGCGCGTCGGCGATACACATGCACGGGTTGACTCGCAAACTCGGTCTCGAAGCCCAGATCCTTTGTCTCGACGATTTCCGGGGCTGGCCCGGGTTCCGGGACCGGTTCAAGGACATCAAAATGATAAACGGCGACGTTTCGCTGATGTACCAGTTCATGCAGAACCTGTTCTCCGTCAACGCGACCGACTCGGTTTTGCCGGTACCGTTCTCGACCGGGTCGGCCCTGGAAAAGCTTTGCGAGTTGGGTGTTTACGGCGATTTGATCGAGGTGGATGCAGGTCACGATTTCCTGTCGGCGTGGTCCGATATAAATCGGGCGTACCGGCTTTTAAGACCCGGTGGAGTAATTTTCGGACACGATTATTTTACAGCAACCGATAACAAAGGAGTTAGGAGGGCAGTGAATTTATTTGCCCGTATTCACGGCCTCAAAATTAAACTAGATGGCCAACATTGGGTCATCGATTCTACTTAA
- the LOC122311785 gene encoding GRF1-interacting factor 3-like isoform X1 has translation MCPVSHYRCLGVKVDMYWNLSPWWSTLFSIQLSHKYSFTLATTCLSSPAQPPPHRQTQLTCQSQFYLKIHQFTAYYLWLQRYQAQLQKNLMYLAAIADAQPQTPAMPPQMAPHPALQQGGYYMQHPQAAAMAQQPGIFPQKLPLQYNNPHQMQDPQQQLHQQHQQAIQGQMGLRAGGANNGLHSMHTETTHGGGSSGGPPSVAGPNDVRGGSKQDGSEVGTAGADGQGSSAGGHGGGDGESSYLKGSEEAK, from the exons ATGTGCCCA GTATCACATTATAGATGTCTTGGGGTGAAGGTGGATATGTATTGGAACTTGAGCCCCTGGTGGTCTACATTGTTCTCCATTCAGCTTAGCCACAAGTATAGTTTCACCTTAGCCACCACTTGCCTATCAAGTCCAGCACAGCCTCCCCCCCACCGCCAAACCCAACTAACCTGCCAATCTCAGTTCTACCTTAAGATCCACCAGTTTACAGCCTACTACTTGTGGCTTCAAAG GTATCAAGCTCAGCTTCAAAAGAATTTGATGTATTTAGCTGCAATTGCTGATGCGCAACCACAAACACCAGCAATGCCTCCCCAG ATGGCCCCACATCCTGCATTGCAGCAAGGAGGATATTACATGCAACACCCTCAGGCAGCAGCAATGGCTCAGCAGCCAGGTATTTTTCCCCAAAAGCTGCCATTACAATATAATAACCCACATCAGATGCAGGATCCACAGCAGCAGCTACACCAGCAGCACCAACAGGCCATCCAAGGGCAAATGGGACTGAGGGCTGGAGGAGCCAACAATGGCTTGCATTCTATGCATACTGAGACTACCCATGGAGGTGGCAGTAGTGGTGGTCCACCTTCTGTTGCAGGCCCAAACGATGTACGTGGAGGAAGCAAGCAAGATGGCTCTGAGGTTGGGACAGCTGGTGCTGATGGCCAGGGAAGCTCAGCTGGTGGGCATGGCGGTGGTGATGGAGAATCTTCTTACTTGAAGGGGTCAGAGGAAGCGAAGTAG